Genomic window (Danio rerio strain Tuebingen ecotype United States chromosome 24, GRCz12tu, whole genome shotgun sequence):
aatgtgttttgaaatgtgtttgaaAAGTTTATGTACACTTAAGTGGAGATTAACCAGTAGACATAGATAGAGAGTGATCATCTCCGACTGTTTTTACAATAGagttaaattgtattatattaatgaCATTAAACAAAGAATGTGCCTTTGTGACGAAATGGCCAAGATGTTTGCCTTGCACTGGCCGGGATTCATCTAGTTTGAATGAGGATGGAGCTTCCTCAATATGAAATTTCACACTCATTGTCACTTTTAAACTGCTCAACTTGTAGCGGGATTCATTAAACCTCCCAACCGATTTGAGTTGCATCACATTTTACACAGTTTTCACGTGAATCTCACTTGTGTAGCATATATAACTTGATCAGTTTTAAATTTCTGACTTGCCTTCTATCCATCAGGTATATCAACCACTCCTGCGCACCCAACTGCATTACTGAGGTTGTGGCTTTGGAGAGGGGTCACAAAATCATTATCAGTTCCAACCGCAGAATCCAAAGAGGCGAAGAGGTATGTGTTGTATAAAGAGCTCTTCAATACATCGGTCTTTGACATTAGCTTAGTGTCCATAACCCTTTGACATTAGCTCCATAACCCTGCGTTAATGGAAATTTTTAATGATCACATTAGAAACGAGTGATGGAAATGCCACATTTCTTAAAAAgaaattcacaaaataaaaaaaaaaacatatacttgCTTAAGGTGGTATTGGCGAAAAAGGGTATATTAAATTGTATGTGTACCGATAAGCCAGTGCTACAGTTTGATTTGGTTCACTGTATTTGGCCCAATGTATGATTCATTTGGTTTAGTTTGCTAGGGGCAGAGCTTGTGGAACACTGTTAGAACACTTGATTCACTTTGGACTTAACAATAGAAATAATTAAACTTTATTCACTACATGCTGGCTTCACATGTTTCTGTTTATTGCTGTCAGCTTATCTGTGTAAACTAAAATGAAATCTCCACAGCAGTGTGGTCAGACATAAACACTTTTGCCTCCATACAGTGCATTTTGAATGTTTCAAAACACCTTGTATCACTATGGATGGCTGTCGCAAAACTGACGTGTCGACACAGTGTCAAGATCCCAAAgcgcaagtgtttcaaaacactgcaccgaagcatgatccgaaacacccaggtctcATGTAGCCTAGTAGACCATGCGTGTGCCTGTGCTGCAATTGTCCCAAGTGGTAATCAAGACACAGAAGTTGTGACGATGTATTtcaataatgttacttttttatgactaaaacacaacatttttattcacaaagtgttcattcgGATGTCACACTAATGTTAAAACACAACAcattacaagaacagagcatttaaagaCTAATATCCATAACTGCATCACCCTGGGTTCAAACCTATTATCTCTGCATGCTACTCAGGAACTCTCATCTCTCTAACAAATCACTTGAATCCTCAACTCTACAATGTTGGGTTTAATACCTCAGtttgcttaactgtttctttgctgaagctgttccagagcaatacaggaaaaatgaccactaggtgtcactgagATGGGTTTTGAAACATTTTGAAGCTTCGACATTACACACATGTGACTCCATTaaacttgccttgtttactgATGTACCAATACTACAATCAGCTGCTCCAACAACTTGATGGAAACTAATCTACGTCATATttgggattttattttaaaaaatttggcATTCTTTGAAAAGATTCTTTGCACATTAGGATGGAAAACAAAGTCATTGACATTCATGCTAAGCAATTAAGTGAACTGAATGAGTCTCAATCTCATGCTGAATCTGAATAGGTTCCACAATCAGAAACATTgcctttttatttcttattttcatctatgtgaagctgctttgacatgatTGATATTGTAAAAAGCGCTGTGGCCACAGCcctgtcaccctgcagcccaagaccagttactcactgaagctaagcagagctgagcctggtcagtacctgcatgggagaccacatgggaaaactagattgctgttggaagtggtattagagaagccagcagggggcgctcaacatgcactctgtgtgagttctaatgccccagtatagtgaaggggacattatactgtcagtgggcgccgtcttttggatgagactaattgaggtcctgactctttgtggtcattaaaaaaaccCAGGCCACTTCtcttaaagagtaggggtgtaatccCAGTGTCCAAATTCAGTCCATCATCACTTACCCATCATAgactcccaatcatccccatccaccgaatttgctctatcactgtctctccactccaccaatagctagtgtgtggtgtgcaCACTGGAGCtcttgtcctgtggctgccatcacatcatccaagtttatgctgcacactggtgggggtTTGGATTGTGAGCGCTTTGGATGTATGGAcgtacacaataaatgtgctttataaaaataaatacattatagaaATATAGACAAAGATGTAAAACTATTTAATTCTGCCAGTCGGAGAGGCATTTGTTCTCAAAACAATATACTAAAATGTAGCCTTCGTGCTAACTAGATTGACGTTTACCATTCCGGTCtccttttttccctctctctccctctctctttcagtTGTGTTACGACTACAAGTTTGATCTGGAGGACGATCAGCATAAAATCCCCTGTCACTGCGGTGCCGTTAACTGCAGGAAGTGGATGAATTGAAAGAGCTCTCCGTAAAGACGGAATCCATCATATGCATTCCTTTCTTAGACCCGAGAAATGTGCGACGTAGACCGCAGGACTGTAAGAGGGGGTCTAAAGGTATGGATTTTGACTCCAGCGTGTCTGTTTCTGGTTCAGTTGGTAAAGAGTTGACATAGTTTATGATCGAGCACCTTCACCTAAATTAAATGAATAGGCTGCACACTGGTAACTCTGAATTGCAAAGacaatgtaaatgtgtttttccTGGATGAAAGATGAGATGGTGAGCGAGTGCTAAACAGGATTTTCAGGTGGGCTTAGGCTTGAACGTGCTGGCCACAGCCTTATTTACATATATAGAGGCAGGTCCTCTGGGTAAagaaatatatacacaaatatatatatatatatatatatacacatgtagtTACAGAAATGTAGACACCACTGAACAAGGAATGTACTGAGAAGACTTCCTTAGGGATAAAGCTAAGGGAATTATTAACTTGCACTAAAACAGAAAGATACCGTTTAAATACTTGATTCCATGAGTCAGTTTATTTGTTTCGTTTCACCTTTGCTTTGATTTCTGTAAAATAAGAGACGGCTTTTGTATTTATTAAGGATCGAAGCTATTTTTAAAGATGCGGAAGAGCAGAGTCGAGCTGCTGGGAAAGCCTGCCGATTGGACAGAACATGTTACTTTATACGATGTGTAAATATCCGTCTATAATGAAACGTTTTTAAATACTCGACCAAATGTTACCTTAACTTTATCATAGCTGTCTGAGtgaccttttgtttgttttcaacaaaacgacagaaaataaaataaaaaaacgatgaaaaaaaaaagtctatatatTTAAGAAGGATGTGGAGAAATCATTTTGAGAGTTTATGTATTGTATAAAGATGTACAGAATCTGTAAAAATGAAAGAATTCAGagtatttttgttgtatttagaATGTAGAATCAATATTGTCTAAAATGATCTGACCACTTGAAGAACTCTttccttcgtttttttttttttttgcatttttatatatattttcgcAATCGAGAACGAGCACCAATCATGCCGAGGCGATTAATCTCTTAACTCTGTTCATCAGATTAGTGTGCACTGTGAATTTCCACCCATAATGCGTTTAATAATGCTCTACTTAACTCTCTGCAGCCTAGATGAAGTTCCATGCCTTTCACGTTCAGAAAACTCCATGCTTCATAAAATGTAACGTACGCTTCTTTCTTGTTTACATTTAACCGATGAGAGAgggtttatttttagtttgtggAAAACGTCAGAATCTCAATATGATGTCACAAACTCCAATTAGCTGAATAATTCAAACCTGGTGGTAGCACTTTGCAGGCCGGTTTGAGATGAAGTTTTTTCACGCGGACTGCAGTTGTTGGTATTCTTCCGCGGTCCTGAGCTTGTAATATACATGGCATGATGTATTTTTTCAATTTTTCGGATAAATCAATTGTACATAGTTTCTCAATGACTGGATGTAATTAAATTTTGTTCTTGGATATTTGCTTTTCTCCCCCTTCTTGTACAATATCCAGACATTTAACAGtatttgtctttttctttgtccTGTATAGTAGTATCCGATGTTTAAAACAGAGCTTTTTTTTGGAAGTATACAACGTGTGGGTTTTGGAGTTTGTGGAATCAAGATTtagaaacatttacaaaaataaaatattttacatcatGTTGCTTTTCTGTGTTCATTAtggtgggggaggggggggggtcatcatgttcattttaattatgacattttataatacgatattggaaaaatataacattgcaatattttgctttgcTGTGATATACACTACAGTTAGGTTCATAAATATTTGGAAATAAACATAATTCTAATTTTTTtgggctctatacaccaacacaatggatttgaaattaaacgaacaagatgtgctttaactacagactgtcagctttaatttgagggtatttacatccaaatcaggtgaacgctgtaggaattacaatgGTTTACATATGtgctcccacttgttaaggggaggcacatatgtaaatatatgccaagttcacctttctttcccattctgatgatcggttttaactgcagcagatcgtcttgtccttgtctacatgcctaagtgcattaagttgctgccatgtgattggcttttTAGTCGACTACAAACAAAATCTCAGTTATAAAATGGACAGTTCATGTCGTTGAGTCTGAGTTTGTCCTTGATTCTGCAGCTTTTGCTTTGGTAAATATTCTGCTCTCAGTATTGCGCCAAAGAAacctttatttgtttcatttcttgtgttttatttgtgtgaAACCTTGCTGCTGTTAAGAAATAAGCATGAAGCTGTGGTTTATAGTGAGTTTATAATGGTACAGTACATCACTCCACATAAATCCCCCTTTTAAATTCACTGAACCGTTGCTTCTTTTGGCTCTctgctttatttttgttgtttctaAATCCTCACTTTAAGCCCaaagtcattttattttgaatttaattctaatttagtttttttttttttttttttttaaataaataaataacttaaaagcTTTttggagctctctctctctctctcccctctctctctctctctctctctctctctcccctctctctctctctctctctctctctctctctctctccctctctcgctGGCTCTTTTGGTCAGATCAAATGATTTATAAAATGAAACGGATCAAATAAACAGTTCCTCAAGTTAGTACTGATATCAGATGCTTACCAAGCTGCAATTACTGCATGTCTGTGGGGTATTTTACAACAGCCTAGAACACcgctcagccaatcagaatcaaggacTGGAgcaatttgatttattattatccaGGGTTTTCCTGGTGTGGTATTCTGAGCATGACGTTTTGACTGCTTgatataaatacattttgcatTATTGAAATCTTATTAAGCAAAACATTATCTTATTTACAAAAAGAAACTAAGAAGCTAAcattaaatgtgttatttattacATAACCAGTGCTTGAGCAACACTTGGGGTCTGTCTGCCTTATTTTTgtcaaaaacatgaaacaaaatgaTAATATGTGGCCACTATGTAGGAACATTTTAATTAACTATAGTAAATGTTACAGTGCTGCTCTGTTCCAGAAATTCCCTTTCTTTAACACCTTTATATACAACATGAATACacaattgatgaatgaatgaatgaatgaataaattgaatgaatgaatgaatgaatgaatgaatgaatgaatgaatgaatgaatgaatgaatgaaatatcaaaaaagtgaaaaacacacacacacacatacacacacacacacacacacaaacactggagTCTCAGATTGGCCACCTGCATGATAAATGTGGGCATTGCATTAATTGTATGTAGGCTACTGTTCTAGAGTCAGCAGGTAAAACATGTGCCAGGGTTGTGTATCATTcaccgtggtgacccctgatgaagagCTGGATATGCAGAGAGGTGAGTAAGTTGGACTACAATTGAATTACTTCACTAAAATAATTCACTGTTTGCAAGCATTGAAAACTCCACCTGCTGGCGACACCTGCTGGCCAAAACTGTGTACATGCGACCAAAGCTCAAACTCAAACGTGCATATTAAGCTCTTACAAACGGTTTATTGAAGATATTCTCTTAAATGCAATTAACTATAGAATAACCGTCACATCACGGAATAAAAGAGGTTACTGGCGGCAATAAAGAATTACACTAATAAAAAATAGTGAGTAGAGCAACAGAATGCATGTCTTCTATTCAATTTCACAACTTATGTACCTCTAAActattaatattgtaattattagttgtagtattttattgtattgttttttcttaaaatatggtATTAGCTTTAGATGTTTTAGCAGTAAATGTTCTGTAAATGTTttgcaatgtttttgtttttaaattttttaaagaaaaaaatacgcacaacatgttttaaaatgaatataaatttatttgaatGTACTTCATGCTATACAAATATTACAAGAAATGGGAAATGCATCAATATAAactcatttaaaagcatatattGTGTTAATGACCACTTCAGCTATAACTACACATACTGTAGTGATGTAATAGATTCCCCCGCGCCGTCGTCATGGTTATTTCGGAACGTTCAGATATATTGGAGTGTTCTACTTTTTACATCATACCGAGTTGTCGAATGATCGTAAGTACATTTTACTCTGTGCTCTTTAActtttttatgttaataaatctgttttttctgttaaaaatgtttaatatttcagAAAACATGCTGTTTTTAGCTCAAATATTGTATCATAGCCGCTTTTCCGCTGTCCGGTTTTGGTTAAAGGTGTCTGGCAGACCAAAAACCCTGGCGGTGACCGGAGGTATAGGTCTTTACAGGCCGGGCAGTTGAAAAGCAGCTATTGATTTAAACTAACGTTACACGCAGTGAAATACACATTCACAATGCTATACAGTGGGTGTTTTAAGCGGGGATGAAAGCAACATTTGAATGTAAAAACCTAATTAACAAAACTAAATGTTTGTTGTGGTAACTAACTCTGTCCAGACCAGCTGTTAATTTGTATCAATGTAGAACAACTTCAATACTGTAACTTCACGTCAAACAAAAGTTGCAGATTGTTACTGGGTGGGTCAGAAGTAACACAATATTTGCTGGATTTActggcttaatcttgtttatttgaaatatatttgacTATGATCTtggtaatgttaaaaaaaagaactGATATGAATTCTGCTCTTAAAAGCTGAAATTCAGACCTAACCGCAGGACACAGTCCTAAAATCAgttgatatttggcagctccatcaaggcttgtgctgttatagcctggaaagcaaatgttgtcagggTTTTCCCATGTTACTTTCATCCTTGCTCTCCCCTAATGCTGTAATTTTCATGATTACTGtgtgttttggttattttaagaGAATACAAACTGTTCAGaagctttttattatttactaatctCATTTCTTTGTTTCACAGTGCTTTACTGTGTGTTTGCCATCGTCATCAGTGTCTATCGATCTTCTACTTCTTCTGTTTCGTCATTGCGTTTGTCACCAGCATGTCGACCATTGATTTCAACCATCTTTCCAACCTGATTCCTGCCTCTCTGTCACCTGAGAGCGCAGAAGAGCTCGCCACGGCCCTCTCCACCGGCCGCTGGTGGGCTATCATGGAGGTGTTACACCCCATCGATGAGGAGCGTCAGTTTGACTTCACTTCAGATCACCAGAGTCAAACTGTGGAGGTAACttacaaaaaatgaaatattaataaaacgaAAAAGCAAAATCAAGTTAACCTGAGTCAAATTAACTCATAatatattaaactgacttaagATTATGTCTGATTCTTCAACAGGACGAGTTTTCTGCGTCTGGTCCAGCAGAGACAGCAGATGCGTCCTCCGTCACTGAGGCCTCAGGTGAGCTCGCCACTGCCCTCGCTGCAGGGGCCATCATGGTGGCTGAGCGCCCTGTTGAGGAGCCTCAGGTTGACATCTCCTCAGTGCCGTTTTTGGAGGCACCAGAAACATCACCAGGAGCTTCTGTGCCTGAGAACAGGGAACCCACCACATCCCCAGTCCTCAAGAGCCAGCCTGGAGCTCCTGTGTATGCCGAGTCTGACACCCCGGGCTACGGAAATCAAATCCCCACGCCTGCTGAGCCAGCTTTGGGCCCACCTGTGTGTCCTGTAAGTCACTACTGCCTCTCGCTTTCACTTATCTTCAGAATATTAATTAAAGGAAGCTTTAAACTGGGCTATTAAGTTCTGAgtatttaattaatctgtttgttttttttcgataGGGCAACGGATACATGTTTCAGATGGTTTCAGCAGAGCCTAAAGATTATAAAAGACTTCGAAGAGTTTCGAGGTGTCGCCGGTCTCCGACTCTGCAGCAGATAAGAGAGGCATGGGTGAGTTCCTGCTTCCTTTTAGTTATACTCAGTGTTACTGGGTGGAGATTTTAGTCTATACAGTAGTGAACATTTGAAAATTGAGATTGGGAGatgttcaatagttttaaaacaaccaGTGTTGACCACCCCACACCGAGTATACTATTATCTGCAGCCATCATTTAAAAGCTCACAGATCAACACATGATTTATCTAGAACCTGCTTCATTCATAGACTCCACATATAGAAGTTTAAATTGTCAGATCTTCAGGTTGTCTGTAAATCTGTTCAGAGTAACATGATTTTGTCTTTGTCTCCAACAGCTTAaagaataattatattatataattatatttaaatgcctCTTCAGAAGCAGCAGCATGTGGAGGTTGTGGCCAGTAGGGGACAAAATCGAATCCCTGAACCACAACCTGAAAGACCTCAGCTGACAGATGTGAACGAAATAATCCGTGAGCTTCTGTCTGGTCTTGAGCCTGCTCTTCCTCCCAAAGCAATGAGAGAACCGGTTAGTTCCTGCTTTCTGTTTTACCCAGTCTTAGAATTAAAAATTAGTGTTGGAAAAAGCCCTAAATGTGTTACTTGGTTACTTTTAAAAGCAAGTCATGTGACAAATGAGTTAtatttgcattatattatattattgcgtTGATATTActggcctgtgcaaaaaaaggtTTCCAAATGTTTATATGGAGTTTTATGGAGTAAATCAACAAatcacagtgtgtgtgtctgaatacaCTCACTTAGGGTTTTGGTAGATTCAGTGTTAAATCATAGACTTCACAGTAGCAATTTGAGTTGACAGATCTTCAGCTTGTCTGTAAATCTGTTGAGTAACATGATTTTGTCTTTGTCTCCAGCAGGATGAAGCATTTGTCAATCAGATGCCTCATCAGAACCTGCAGCATGTGGAGGTTGTGGCCAGTAGGGGACAAAATCAGATCCCTGAACCACAACCTGAGCAGCAGCAACAGAATGAACCTGAGAGACCCCAGCAGAGAGACTTAGTAGTGAACCGAAGAGTCCGTGGGGTTCTGCGTGGTCTTCAGTCTGCTCGTCCTCTCAGAAGAATGAGAGAACAGGTTAGTCAGTCTTAGAATTAAAAAAAGAGTCTACACTGAATGTACTTTTCCAGGATTGTTTCCCAAAAAAATCAAGCATCAATCTGCTTATCAGTGctggaaaaaagtaaataaatgtgttgcttagttactttttaaagtaggtgatgtaaaaaatatgttatATCTGCATTTTTTTAGATTAAGATGGTCATATATGACTTTTTTACCCAACACTAATGCTTTTAAATATGCTCAAATGTTCTCTTTAACTCTTGTGTATTGTTattaccctttcattatgttagtggctgtttttgccccattgaccttCATTATAATGACACTTTTGATTGTAAAGCCTTGACAGCAAGTAATCatgtattcttgattgttggtggctTTCTCAGTTGAGAAGAGGAAacattttactgttgatcattagttTGCTCTATTAACCCTTTAGACAGGCCTGTGCAGAAAACTGTCAAGCTTTTATATGAAGTTCTATTGAGTAAATcaactcagtgtgtgtgtgtgcataaatattTACAGCGTTTTGGTAGATTCATTGTTAAATCATAGATTCCACATATAGAAGTTTGAGTTGACAGATCTTCAGCTTGTCTGTAAATCTGTTGAGCAACATGATTTTGTCTTTGTCTCCAGCAGGATGAAGCATTTGTGAATCAGATGCCTCATCAGAACCTGCAGCATGTGGAGGTTGTGGCCAGTAGGGGACAAAATCAGATCCCTGAACCACAACCTGAGCAGCAGCAACAGAATGAACCTGAGAGACCTCAGCAGAGAGACTTAGTAGTGAATGGAAGAGTCCGTGGGGTTCTGCGTGGTCTTCAGTCTGCTCGTCCTCTCAGAAGAATGAGAGAATTGGTTAGTCAGTCTTTACTCACTTTTAGAATTAAAAAAGAGTCTACCCTGAATGTACTTTTCCAGGATTGTTCCCCAAAACAGTTATTAAATGCGTTAATTAGCTACTTTTTAAATAAGTGATGtaaaaaaactttatatttgcattatttttagatTAAAATGGTCATGTATTACTTTTTTTCTAATGCTGTTGCTTAAAAATAAGCTCAAATGTTCTCTTTAACTCTTGTGTATTGTTACTATCCTTTcattatgttagtggctgtttttgctccattgacctccattataatgAGACTTTTTGATTGTAAAGCCTTGACAGCAAGTAATCACACATTCTTCACTGTCGGTGGTTTTCCTGCTTGAGAAGAGgaaacatttttactgttgaCCATTAGTTTGCACTATTACCTCTTTAGaaaggcctgtgcaaaaaaagtgTCTAGCTTTTATATCAAGTAATATGAAGTAAAACAACAaatcatagtgtgtgtgtataaatacacTCACTTATAAAGTTTTGGTAGATTCCAGCCATTTGAGTTGACAGATCTTCAGCTTGTCTGTAAATCTGTTGAGCAACATGATTTTGTCTTTGTCTCCAGCAGGATGAAGCATTTGTGAATCAGATGCCTCATCAGAACCTGCAGCATGTGGAGGTTGTGGCCAGTAGGGGACAAAATCAGATCCCTGAACCACAACCTGAGCAGCAGCAACAGAATGAACCTGAGAGACCCCAGCAGAGAGACTTAGTAATCAATGGAAGAGTCCGTGGGGTTCTGCGTGGTCTTCAGTCTGCTCGTCCTCTCAGAAGAATGAGAGAACAGGTTAGTCAGTCTTAGAATTAAAAATGAGTCTACACTGAATGTACTTTTCCAGGATTGTTTcccaaaaaagtaattaaatgcttTAATTAGCTACTTGTTAAATAAGTGATGTAAAAaactttatatttgatttattttaagattaaaattaaaatggtcatgtaTTACTTTTTTCTAATGCTGTtgcttaaaaatgtgctcaaaTGTTCTCTTTAACTCTTGTGTATTGTTACTATCCTTTcattatgttagtggctgtttttgctccattgaccTTCATTATAACGACACTTTTTGATTATAAAGCCTTGACATCAAGTAATCATACATTCTTCATTGTCGGTGGTTTTCCTGCTTGAGAAGAggaaacatttgtcatttttactgttgatcattagttTACACTATCAACCCTTTAGAAAGGCCAGGGCAAAAAAGTATCTAGCTTTTATATGGAGTAACAACAaatcatagtgtgtgtgtgtataaatacacTCACTTATAAAGTTTTGGTAGATTCCAGCCATTTGACATGACAGATCTTCAGCTTGTCTGTAAATCTGTTGAGTAACATGATTTTGTCTTTGTCTCCAGCAGGATGAAGCATTTGTGAATCAGATGCCTCATCAGAACCTGCAGCATGTGGAGGTTGTGGCCAGTAGGGGACAAAATCAGATCCCTGAACCACAACCTGAGCAGCAGCAACAGAATGAACCTGAGAGACCCCAGCAGAGAGACTTAGTAATCAATGGAAGAGTCCGTGGGGTTCTGCGTGGTCTTCAGTCTGCTCGTCCTCTCAGAAGAATGAGAGAACAGGTTAGTTCCTGCTAAGAATTCGTCTACACTGAATGTGCTATTCCAGAATTGTTTCCCAAAAGAAAGTTGTGgttaaattaagactcaaaatccccCCAGAGTGAATGAAACTCTCCTCAACAGCACACGAGGGTTAGAAGTGTTGTATCTGAAACTGAAAGAAAAAGATTTTCATGATGATGTCTGTTCTTCAGCAGGAGGAAATTGTTAATCTCCAGAATCCTCCTCTCCGGCAACCCCGGCCTGGTCCACCGCCTACCTACATTCGCAGGACGGTGGTGGGCAGCATTGGAGATTTTGCACGCCATTGATGAGGAGTCTGAAAGATCAGCCTCAAAGATGAactaataaatcaataaagaGATTGTAAACAGAGTTCTGGAACTATATTTATCCTTTTTGTCAATGccgcagcctacctgagtattgttactgaccatgtccatcactttatCACCACAGTGTATGACCatacgtgtgggtttcctccggttt
Coding sequences:
- the LOC560947 gene encoding uncharacterized protein isoform X15, which encodes MSTIDFNHLSNLIPASLSPESAEELATALSTGRWWAIMEVLHPIDEERQFDFTSDHQSQTVEDEFSASGPAETADASSVTEASGELATALAAGAIMVAERPVEEPQVDISSVPFLEAPETSPGASVPENREPTTSPVLKSQPGAPVYAESDTPGYGNQIPTPAEPALGPPVCPGNGYMFQMVSAEPKDYKRLRRVSRCRRSPTLQQIREAWKQQHVEVVASRGQNRIPEPQPERPQLTDVNEIIRELLSGLEPALPPKAMREPQDEAFVNQMPHQNLQHVEVVASRGQNQIPEPQPEQQQQNEPERPQQRDLVVNRRVRGVLRGLQSARPLRRMREQQDEAFVNQMPHQNLQHVEVVASRGQNQIPEPQPEQQQQNEPERPQQRDLVVNGRVRGVLRGLQSARPLRRMRELDEAFVNQMPHQNLQHVEVVASRGQNQIPEPQPEQQQQNEPERPQQRDLVINGRVRGVLRGLQSARPLRRMREQQDEAFVNQMPHQNLQHVEVVASRGQNQIPEPQPEQQQQNEPERPQQRDLVINGRVRGVLRGLQSARPLRRMREQEEIVNLQNPPLRQPRPGPPPTYIRRTVVGSIGDFARH
- the LOC560947 gene encoding uncharacterized protein isoform X44 translates to MSTIDFNHLSNLIPASLSPESAEELATALSTGRWWAIMEVLHPIDEERQFDFTSDHQSQTVEDEFSASGPAETADASSVTEASGELATALAAGAIMVAERPVEEPQVDISSVPFLEAPETSPGASVPENREPTTSPVLKSQPGAPVYAESDTPGYGNQIPTPAEPALGPPVCPGNGYMFQMVSAEPKDYKRLRRVSRCRRSPTLQQIREAWQDEAFVNQMPHQNLQHVEVVASRGQNQIPEPQPEQQQQNEPERPQQRDLVVNRRVRGVLRGLQSARPLRRMREQQDEAFVNQMPHQNLQHVEVVASRGQNQIPEPQPEQQQQNEPERPQQRDLVVNGRVRGVLRGLQSARPLRRMRELDEAFVNQMPHQNLQHVEVVASRGQNQIPEPQPEQQQQNEPERPQQRDLVINGRVRGVLRGLQSARPLRRMREQQDEAFVNQMPHQNLQHVEVVASRGQNQIPEPQPEQQQQNEPERPQQRDLVINGRVRGVLRGLQSARPLRRMREQQEEIVNLQNPPLRQPRPGPPPTYIRRTVVGSIGDFARH
- the LOC560947 gene encoding uncharacterized protein isoform X28 — translated: MSTIDFNHLSNLIPASLSPESAEELATALSTGRWWAIMEVLHPIDEERQFDFTSDHQSQTVEDEFSASGPAETADASSVTEASGELATALAAGAIMVAERPVEEPQVDISSVPFLEAPETSPGASVPENREPTTSPVLKSQPGAPVYAESDTPGYGNQIPTPAEPALGPPVCPGNGYMFQMVSAEPKDYKRLRRVSRCRRSPTLQQIREAWQQHVEVVASRGQNRIPEPQPERPQLTDVNEIIRELLSGLEPALPPKAMREPQDEAFVNQMPHQNLQHVEVVASRGQNQIPEPQPEQQQQNEPERPQQRDLVVNRRVRGVLRGLQSARPLRRMREQDEAFVNQMPHQNLQHVEVVASRGQNQIPEPQPEQQQQNEPERPQQRDLVVNGRVRGVLRGLQSARPLRRMRELDEAFVNQMPHQNLQHVEVVASRGQNQIPEPQPEQQQQNEPERPQQRDLVINGRVRGVLRGLQSARPLRRMREQQDEAFVNQMPHQNLQHVEVVASRGQNQIPEPQPEQQQQNEPERPQQRDLVINGRVRGVLRGLQSARPLRRMREQQEEIVNLQNPPLRQPRPGPPPTYIRRTVVGSIGDFARH
- the LOC560947 gene encoding uncharacterized protein isoform X14 encodes the protein MSTIDFNHLSNLIPASLSPESAEELATALSTGRWWAIMEVLHPIDEERQFDFTSDHQSQTVEDEFSASGPAETADASSVTEASGELATALAAGAIMVAERPVEEPQVDISSVPFLEAPETSPGASVPENREPTTSPVLKSQPGAPVYAESDTPGYGNQIPTPAEPALGPPVCPGNGYMFQMVSAEPKDYKRLRRVSRCRRSPTLQQIREAWKQQHVEVVASRGQNRIPEPQPERPQLTDVNEIIRELLSGLEPALPPKAMREPQDEAFVNQMPHQNLQHVEVVASRGQNQIPEPQPEQQQQNEPERPQQRDLVVNRRVRGVLRGLQSARPLRRMREQQDEAFVNQMPHQNLQHVEVVASRGQNQIPEPQPEQQQQNEPERPQQRDLVVNGRVRGVLRGLQSARPLRRMRELDEAFVNQMPHQNLQHVEVVASRGQNQIPEPQPEQQQQNEPERPQQRDLVINGRVRGVLRGLQSARPLRRMREQDEAFVNQMPHQNLQHVEVVASRGQNQIPEPQPEQQQQNEPERPQQRDLVINGRVRGVLRGLQSARPLRRMREQQEEIVNLQNPPLRQPRPGPPPTYIRRTVVGSIGDFARH
- the LOC560947 gene encoding uncharacterized protein isoform X48 encodes the protein MSTIDFNHLSNLIPASLSPESAEELATALSTGRWWAIMEVLHPIDEERQFDFTSDHQSQTVEDEFSASGPAETADASSVTEASGELATALAAGAIMVAERPVEEPQVDISSVPFLEAPETSPGASVPENREPTTSPVLKSQPGAPVYAESDTPGYGNQIPTPAEPALGPPVCPGNGYMFQMVSAEPKDYKRLRRVSRCRRSPTLQQIREAWQDEAFVNQMPHQNLQHVEVVASRGQNQIPEPQPEQQQQNEPERPQQRDLVVNRRVRGVLRGLQSARPLRRMREQQDEAFVNQMPHQNLQHVEVVASRGQNQIPEPQPEQQQQNEPERPQQRDLVVNGRVRGVLRGLQSARPLRRMRELQDEAFVNQMPHQNLQHVEVVASRGQNQIPEPQPEQQQQNEPERPQQRDLVINGRVRGVLRGLQSARPLRRMREQDEAFVNQMPHQNLQHVEVVASRGQNQIPEPQPEQQQQNEPERPQQRDLVINGRVRGVLRGLQSARPLRRMREQEEIVNLQNPPLRQPRPGPPPTYIRRTVVGSIGDFARH